A DNA window from Paenibacillus andongensis contains the following coding sequences:
- the nuoK gene encoding NADH-quinone oxidoreductase subunit NuoK gives MGNIITPYLTLAAILFCIGLYGALTKKNGVIVLLSIELMLNAVNLNLIAFSKLGDHPALTGQIFSLFNITIAAAEAAVGIAILITIYRNKGTVEVTDLDSMKR, from the coding sequence GTGGGCAATATTATTACTCCCTATCTCACGCTGGCGGCAATCCTGTTCTGTATCGGGTTATATGGTGCGTTAACGAAGAAGAACGGGGTTATCGTCCTGCTTTCGATTGAGCTTATGCTGAATGCGGTGAACTTGAATTTGATTGCCTTCTCGAAGCTTGGTGACCATCCGGCTCTTACCGGGCAGATTTTCTCGCTATTCAACATCACCATAGCAGCTGCTGAGGCGGCTGTCGGGATCGCGATTCTAATTACCATTTACAGAAACAAAGGGACAGTAGAAGTTACGGATTTGGATTCTATGAAGCGCTAG